The stretch of DNA GACTTGCCGACGTTCGACCGGCCTGCGAACGAGATCTCGGGCATGGTCGAAGGAGGCAGCTGGGAAGACGTGCCGAAGGAGCGCTCGTAGCGCACGTTGTTGAAGTTCATGGTTGCTCCTGGTCAGGGGATGGGAGCACCTATTCTAGCATGGCGGGCCGGGCTCGCTGTGGCGATTGTGTGTGCGTCGTGAAAACGTCAGCTTCGCCGCCGCGCCTGCAGACGTTGGTGATACACTTCAACGGTTTCTATATCACACATGCTCGGGCGACCTTGGTTCGCGAGTGGCCACCGGAAAAGGCTGCGAACGCAAGGAATGACCCTGGGCAGAGGACTAACGAATGGAGAAAGCATGGCGAAAGTCAGCATCCGCACGCTGCTCGACGCGGGCAGCCACTTCGGTCATCAGACCCGTCGCTGGAACCCCAAGATGAAGCCGTACATCTTCGGCAGCCGCGGCGACATCTACATCATCGACCTCAAGCAGACGCTCATCGGCCTTGACCAGTCGTACTCGTTCGTCTCCACGCTTGCCCGCAACGGCGGCACCGTGCTGTTCGTCGGCACGAAGAAGCAGGCCCAGGAAGCCGTGGCCGACGCTGCGAACCGCTGCGGCATGCCGTACGTGAACTCCCGCTGGCTTGGCGGCATGCTCACGAACTTCGTCACCATCCGCTCGCGCGTGACCCGCATGGAAGAGCTCGAGGCCATGGAAGCCGACGGCCGCATGGCGCTGCTGCCGAAGAAGGAGCAGATCCTGCTTCGGAAGGAGCTTTCCAAGCTGCAGACCAACCTCAACGGCATCCGCAACATGAAGCGCCTGCCTGACGCCGTGTTCGTCATCGACACGAACCGCGAAGAGACCGCCATCCGCGAGGCTCGCCGTCTGAACATCCCGATCGTGGGCACGCTTGACACCAACTGCAACCCCGACGACGTCGACTACGGCATTCCGGCCAACGACGACGCCATCCGTTCGGTCCGCTTGCTCGCCGACTTCATCGCCGACGCGGTCGTGGCTGGCGTGGGCGCTCCGGTGTCCGTCGACGAGATGATGGCCGCCGAGGGCGAAGCGGTCGCGGCCGAGGCTGAAGAAGCCGCTGTCGAGGCTGTCGCCGAAGCCGCCGATGCGGCTGAAGGTGCTGCTGAAGCTACTGAATAACAACTACGTTCGGAAACCGTATCTATGACCGGCTCGCACGAAGGCGGGCCCTCCCAGAAAGGATCTCCATGGCTGACATCACCGCTTCTATGGTTAAAGAGCTTCGCGAAATGACCGACGCCGGCATGATGGAGTGCAAAAAGGCGCTCGTCGAGGCCGAGGGCGACATGGAAAAGGCCGTTGACGTGCTGCGCACCCGCGGTCTGGCCGCTGTCGCCAAGAAGGCCGGTCGCGCCACGAACGAAGGCACCGTCTTCACCGTGACCAACGACGCCTGCACCGAAGGCGCCATGGTCGAGCTGAACTGCGAGACCGACTTCGTGGCCATGAACGAGAAGTTCAAGGCCTATGCCAGCAAGATCGCCACCGCCGCGCTCGACGCCCGCGCCGCCGACGTCGACGCGCTGAAGGCCGCCACGATCGAGGGCGAGACCGTCGAAGCCGTGCTGACCGACGCCATCCACGTGATGGGCGAAAACACCCAGCTCGCACGCGTTGCCGTTGTCGAGGGCGACGCCGTTTCCACCTACATCCACGGCGGCGGCAAGATCGGCGTGCTCGTGGTCTTCGGCCTTGAGGGCATCGAGGCCAACGCCGACGCTTTCCAGACCTACGGCCGCGACATCGCCATGCAGGTCGCTGCCGCCAGCCCCGTGGCCGCCAACCGCGACATGGTCGACGCGGACGTCGTCGCGCACGAAAAGGCCATCTACATGGCGCAGGCCGCCGAGTCCGGCAAGCCTGAGGCCATTCAGGAAAAGATGGCGACGGGCCGTCTGGAGAAGTTCTTCAAGGAGAACGTGCTCACCGAGCAGCAGTTCGTGAAGAACCCCGATCAGACGGTCGCGCAGTACACCGAGGAAGTTGCCAAGACCCTCGGCGGCAAGATCGCCATCGTGGACTTCAAGCGCTTCGTTCTGGGCGGCGAATAATCGCCAGCGCGAACCGCGTTGCCTGACGCGTTGAAGGGGCCGGCCGTTGCGCCGGCCCTTTTTCGTGGGCGGGCGAGAAGAAGGTTTCGGGTGCGCAACGAAGGCATGCTGGGTGTCTGTGAAACTTGCGAATACCGCATGAGCCCAACCGGCTCACTTTATAATACGAGGCATTCATCAAGTGTTTTGCAGGTTTTGCAGGGAGGTTTGCCATGGCGGAAGAGATGATCGTCGTCGAGGGGAATCGCACGCTTCGCGGCGAAGTGGCCGTGGGCGGCGCGAAGAACTCTGCGCTCAAGCTCATGGCGGCCTCGCTCGTCGGGCAGGGTCTTGTGCGCTTGCACAACGTTCCGCGCATTTCCGACATCGAGATCATGGCGCAGGTGCTGCGGGGCCTGGGCGCCACGGTCGAGCGCGACGGCCACAGCCTGACCATCGACACGAGCGCGGTGGACAACTGCGAAACGCCGTATGAGCTGGTGTCGAAGATGCGTGCGAGCATTTCGGTGCTCGGGCCGCTCATCGCCCGCTTCGGCCATGCCCGCGTGTCCATGCCGGGCGGCTGCCGGATCGGCGCCCGCAAGATAGACATGCATCTGGTGGGCCTAGAAGCGCTCGGCGTGGAATTCGACATCGACCACGGCTTTCTGAACGCCGCGACGCCGCACGGGCTGCGCGGCACCGACATAGCGCTCGACTTCCCCAGCGTCGGCGCGACCGAAAACCTCATGATGGCGGCCATCGTCGCCAAGGGGTCGACGTTCATCGAGAACGCGGCCCGCGAGCCGGAGATCGTCGATCTGGCGAACATGCTCAACGAAATGGGCTGTTGCGTGAAAGGCGCCGGATCGTCGGTCATCGAGATCGAAGGCGTCGAGCTGGCCAGCCTGCATCCCTGCGAGCACACGACCGTCGGCGACCGCATCGAGGCCGGCACGTTTCTGACCGGCGGGGCGCTCACGGGTGGCCCGGTGACGGTGCGCGGCGTCGACCCGAGCTTTCTGCGCATGGCGCTCATGAAGTTCGAGGCGATGGGCTGCGACGTCGAGAGGGGCCCGGACAGCGTCACCGTTTCGCGCACGCGCCCGCTTGCGGCCATCGACCTGCAGACGCTGCCGCACCCTGGCTTCCCGACCGATCTGCAGGCCCAGTTCATGCTGTTGGGAACGTGCGCTTCGGGCGTGTCGGTCATCACGGAAAACGTGTTCGAGAACCGGTTCATGTTCGCGGCCGAGCTCATGCGCATGGGCGCCGACATCACGATCGAAGACCACCACGCCATCGTGCGCGGCGTCGAGCGGCTGCAAGGGGCCGACGTGTCGTCGACCGACCTGCGCGCCGGCGCGACGCTCGTGCTGGCGGGACTCATCGCGGAAGGCCAGACGCGCGTGCACTGCATCAACCACATCGACCGGGGCTACGAGGACTACGCAGGCAAGCTGCAGTCGCTCGGGGCGGCCGTGAAGCGCGTGCCGGTCGCGGCCGGCCAGGAATAAAGGCGCGTCTATGCCGAGCAGACGGAAAGGCTTTTCGGCGTCGCAGTCGAAGCACACCTCGCGCAGGATCAGATCGGCGATGCTCGGCACGCACGCCGGCGGCTCCGTGCATGCGTCGGGCCGCATGAACGCCGACCGCGTGGGGTTTTCAAACGCGCGTCGACAGAAGCGGGCCACGCGCGGCTATGTGACCAACGTCATGCCCTACGGCAGCGACTACGCCACGCGCGGCTCGCGGGTGAGCGAGCGGAAATTCGCGAAGGAAGTGCATCGCCAGGGCATGAAGCGGCGCCTGCTGCTCGTCGTCGGCTGCATCGTCGCAGCGGTGGTCGTGGCGGTTGCCGTGGGCATGACCACGTGGTACGGCTCGCTCGAGGCGAGCATCGCGCTCGGCGATTCCGACGCGCCGTCGGCTTTGACGGCGGCGGAAGAAGGGGCGCCGTTCTACACGCTGGTGGCTGCAAGTCTTGACGACGCCAACCCCGACGCTCCCAATGCGACCGTCGACGCGCTGGCGCTCGTGCGCATCGACGAAGAGCGCAAGCAGGCGACCATTCTGAACGTGCCGCCCAACATCCAGACGACGCTGTCCGACGGCAACGCCTACACGCTGTCCAGCGCCCAGGCGGAAAAAGGCGACGCGGCGCTCATCCGCTCGGTGTCGGCGCTCATCGACGTGCCGGTGTCCCACTACGTGAAGGCCGATGCGAACGGCATCGTCGAGCTGGTGGAGGCGCTTGGCGGCCTTGAGGTGAACGTGCGCGAAGAGGTCGACGACCCGGCGGCGGGCGGCACCTACATCCCGGCAGGCACGCAGACGCTCGACGGGCAGGGCGTGCTCACGCTTTTGCGGGCGACGAACTTCACGGAAGGCATCGACCAGCAGGCGCAGAACAGGCGGGACGTGCTGCAGGCGCTGTCGCTTCGCCTGGTGGGCGGCGGGCAGGGAGAGCTGTTCGGCATCGTGGACCGAACGGACCATCCGTTCGGGACGGACGTGGGCATCAACGACGCGGGCTCGATGGCCGACGCCATGGCGGCAACCGACCCGGCAAGCGTGTTCGGGACGTTGGTTCCCGGCTACGAGTACGAGCGCGACGGCGTGAAGTACTACAGCGTCACCAGCGACGCGCTGGCGGCGGTGATGGAGGCGGTCGAGGCGGGGGAGGACCCCAGCGCCCTGGAAGACGAATCGACGGTGCCGCCCGACAGCTTCACGCTCACCGTCCGCAACGGCGCGGCCATCACGGGTGCGGCGGCTGCGATGGAAAAGACGCTTTCAGGCCTTGGCTTCGACGTGGTGGACGTGGGCAACACCGACACCGACGCCTATAACGAAACGCTCGTCATCTACAAAGACGACAAGTTCGCGCCGGCTGCCCAGACCGTCGTCGAAACGTTGGGGATGGGGCGCGGCGTGCTGGACCAGCAGGGCTTCTACACGTTCGATTCCGACGTGCTCTTGGTCATAGGGAAGGACTGGAAGCCTGTCGAATAAGGCCGGGAAGCCGCATTGCGCCGCCGCCGGCGGTCTTCGCGGCAACCTGTGTGCTTTCTCATACGGGTCGCGCCCCTGTGGTAGAATGTCGGCCATATATTTGTGCGCCTGCACTGCAGGTGCGTGCGACGTTAGGAGTTTCTCATGGTTGACAAAAACGATGTCGCGGCGGTGCTCGATCTTATCCGCCCGAGTTTGCAAGCAGACGGCGGCGACGTTCGCCTGGTGGAAGTGTCCGACGACGGCGTGGTGTCGGTGGAGCTGCAGGGCGCTTGCAAGGGCTGCCCGATGTCGCAGATGACGCTGGCCAACGGCGTCGAGCGCATCCTGAAAGAGCGCGTGCCCGGCGTGACCCGCGTCGTGCCGGCCGACCTGTAAGGCAGACGTCTATGGAGGGCGCTGCGCGATGCTGGACGCTGCGCGGCTGCGACGATGAAATGCAGTCTCGCTGCCCGCACAACGTGCCGGGCGAGCCGTGTCCGGCCGATTGCCATTATGCCGCCTGCGACCGACCGACCCACGAGGTGTGCGAAGACGTGCTCGTGCTGCTCAATCCCACGCGCGACTACGACGCCAGCGTGAAAGAGGTCTGTCGCGTCTGCACGCATTTCCTCAAGCACGGCCCTGACGTGGCCGATCGCGGGGAAGGCGTGATGCGTCAGGGAAATCCCAACCGCTTTCTTCTGTAAGTTTGACCGTTTTCGGGCCGCACGTGATGCGGCCCTCCTTTTCGCGGCGCCTGCGTCCTGTCCGCTCGCCCCGCGACCGCTGTTTCGTTTCGGCCTGCAATCAAAGGTGCCCCATGCTCAACGATCTGTACCAATCGCTCGATCCTATAGCCTTTTCCGTCGGACCGCTGACGGTTCGATGGTACGGGCTGGCCTACGTGCTTGGTTTCGCCATCGCCGCGCTCGTCATCTGGCGCGTTGCGAAGCGCTGGAAGATCGACATCGACGCCGACGCAGTGCTCACGGTCATCCTCTGCGCCATCATCGGCATCATCGT from Xiamenia xianingshaonis encodes:
- the tsf gene encoding translation elongation factor Ts, producing MADITASMVKELREMTDAGMMECKKALVEAEGDMEKAVDVLRTRGLAAVAKKAGRATNEGTVFTVTNDACTEGAMVELNCETDFVAMNEKFKAYASKIATAALDARAADVDALKAATIEGETVEAVLTDAIHVMGENTQLARVAVVEGDAVSTYIHGGGKIGVLVVFGLEGIEANADAFQTYGRDIAMQVAAASPVAANRDMVDADVVAHEKAIYMAQAAESGKPEAIQEKMATGRLEKFFKENVLTEQQFVKNPDQTVAQYTEEVAKTLGGKIAIVDFKRFVLGGE
- the murA gene encoding UDP-N-acetylglucosamine 1-carboxyvinyltransferase, coding for MAEEMIVVEGNRTLRGEVAVGGAKNSALKLMAASLVGQGLVRLHNVPRISDIEIMAQVLRGLGATVERDGHSLTIDTSAVDNCETPYELVSKMRASISVLGPLIARFGHARVSMPGGCRIGARKIDMHLVGLEALGVEFDIDHGFLNAATPHGLRGTDIALDFPSVGATENLMMAAIVAKGSTFIENAAREPEIVDLANMLNEMGCCVKGAGSSVIEIEGVELASLHPCEHTTVGDRIEAGTFLTGGALTGGPVTVRGVDPSFLRMALMKFEAMGCDVERGPDSVTVSRTRPLAAIDLQTLPHPGFPTDLQAQFMLLGTCASGVSVITENVFENRFMFAAELMRMGADITIEDHHAIVRGVERLQGADVSSTDLRAGATLVLAGLIAEGQTRVHCINHIDRGYEDYAGKLQSLGAAVKRVPVAAGQE
- the rpsB gene encoding 30S ribosomal protein S2, which codes for MAKVSIRTLLDAGSHFGHQTRRWNPKMKPYIFGSRGDIYIIDLKQTLIGLDQSYSFVSTLARNGGTVLFVGTKKQAQEAVADAANRCGMPYVNSRWLGGMLTNFVTIRSRVTRMEELEAMEADGRMALLPKKEQILLRKELSKLQTNLNGIRNMKRLPDAVFVIDTNREETAIREARRLNIPIVGTLDTNCNPDDVDYGIPANDDAIRSVRLLADFIADAVVAGVGAPVSVDEMMAAEGEAVAAEAEEAAVEAVAEAADAAEGAAEATE
- a CDS encoding NifU family protein, with the protein product MVDKNDVAAVLDLIRPSLQADGGDVRLVEVSDDGVVSVELQGACKGCPMSQMTLANGVERILKERVPGVTRVVPADL
- a CDS encoding LCP family protein translates to MPSRRKGFSASQSKHTSRRIRSAMLGTHAGGSVHASGRMNADRVGFSNARRQKRATRGYVTNVMPYGSDYATRGSRVSERKFAKEVHRQGMKRRLLLVVGCIVAAVVVAVAVGMTTWYGSLEASIALGDSDAPSALTAAEEGAPFYTLVAASLDDANPDAPNATVDALALVRIDEERKQATILNVPPNIQTTLSDGNAYTLSSAQAEKGDAALIRSVSALIDVPVSHYVKADANGIVELVEALGGLEVNVREEVDDPAAGGTYIPAGTQTLDGQGVLTLLRATNFTEGIDQQAQNRRDVLQALSLRLVGGGQGELFGIVDRTDHPFGTDVGINDAGSMADAMAATDPASVFGTLVPGYEYERDGVKYYSVTSDALAAVMEAVEAGEDPSALEDESTVPPDSFTLTVRNGAAITGAAAAMEKTLSGLGFDVVDVGNTDTDAYNETLVIYKDDKFAPAAQTVVETLGMGRGVLDQQGFYTFDSDVLLVIGKDWKPVE